Part of the Candidatus Zixiibacteriota bacterium genome, GGAGCATGGTGCTCTGATCGTTCTTCTCGACTGTGGCCTCAAAGAGATTATCACGGGCAAACTACTCGACGATATTGGAAGCGAGGGAATCTCTCCTCTGGATCTGGGTCGAGAACTTTGGAACTCCATACTTGCTTCTCCATCTCATGAACTGAAGGAGTTTCTGGAACAAGCATCGATCGATTCCGCCTGGAATCCAACGGCTACCGAGTGGAAAATGACAATAAATGTCGACGAAATCGTCCTGACGGTAGAGAATCTCGGTAAGCTCTTTAGTCGAGACGACGAGTACGTGGAGCTTCTTCGAGACTTTCTGAATCGCTTTGCGAAGGATTCTCCAACCGCAGAGGCCATGCGCTCTGGGGAAATGTCTGACGAGGCTGAACTTCCTGATGAGAAAACGAAGTTGGCGCTTATGGCTGCTGCTTTATGTCAATTGAATCCCGATGACCCTGTTGACATCGATCTACTGACTTCCTTTCTCACTCGTTCTCGGTTTGCCACTGGAATGCGGTTACTCATTGCGAGTCAGTTGCCAGAAGAACTGCAGCAGCTAATTATCAGGAACGATGCTCTGCTAAACGTTCTTTACTCCGACTACAGAACCTTTGTTGACAAGATGTTGGAGTCCGGCGAATACACCTGGATCCTGGACGGAGATGACGACGAGGAATTGCTACCTCCGCTTCCACCTGAATTCTTAAAGACTGTCGTGCCCTGGCTTCGGAAGCATATTCCAACCGGAATCGATGAGCTTGACTCGCGGATTATGGAGTGGATCGGAGCCATCGAAGATCCTAAACACTTTCTGATAGCGCTGGAGTTCTTCCTCGGAATAGTGAGAGCGGAGAACGTGCCTGAGGCGCTTGCCAAGACTGCTATGGCCGCATACTGGAAGTGTGTTGGAATCAAAGAAGAAGAGGGTACGAAGCCGACGTATTACAATTCAACTTTCTTCAACAAAGTAAGTGAGCTTCTGCATGGTCGATATCATGATGAGCTGATGAAGCTATTTGTCGAGCGGGTTGACTATTGCCTCCAATCGCGTGCCTTTATCTATCAGAACTATGTCAAACCAAAGGATCACAGGCTTCAGCCTATCAAAGATGCGCTATATAATGCCTGCGTACGGGACCTGAAGGTGTTCAAGACAGTACGAGGGAAGCCAGTCTATGCAAATGTCTTCAGCATTGATCTGCCTGACAGTGGTGATTTCTACCTCGATCGGCTTTGCGACGATGATGAGAATTACGCTGAGGAATTGAACGAAAGGGCTGACAAAAGATATGAGGAGGTGGTCGGACAATTGCTGTTCGGAGACTTGGGAAGGAAAACCCTCTTGCCCTCACAGTGCACGCAGCTCAATGAGATCATAAACAATGCATTTGACTGCGGTTGGAGCACAAATGAGCTGCTCAACAGCATTCTCGATGCTATTTCCAGTTTTCAGAAGAGAGCCAGCGTAGACGCGTAGCTACAATGATTGCGGCTTCGCTCGCGACATCTCTTCTCGACAGCGGCGATTATCACCATATTGACTTTGAGTCAACAATTGCTGAAATTAGGAATGACTCGCAGATCATAGGATTGACGGACACGAATGGGTGACTTGAGAAGCAAAGGCGGAGACCTTTTCATCGTCGACAACAGCGACGCCGACTGGAAGGTTAAGCAGTACCTTCACGAGTGGGCAGATCTCGCCACCAAGTTTGACATCGCCACAGGTTACTTCGAAATAGGGGCGCTCCTGGCGCTCGACGGGCAATGGCAGAAGCTCGAGCAACTGCGAATTCTCACTGGTGACCAGGTTTCGCTGCGAACAAGAAAGGCGCTACTTGAGGGTGTTGAAAGGGCAAAGAAAGTCCTCGACATAAGCCTCGAAAAAGAGAAGGAAGGGAACGATTTCCTTCGGGGCGTTCCCGCTATAGTTGACGCGATTTCCGACGGCAAGATCAAGGTCAGAATCTATACCAAGGACAAGTTTCACGCCAAGGCGTACATAACTCATGCCAAGCAGGCAGTGATTGGTGCAGCCGCGTTGGTGGGTTCAAGCAACTTCACGTATCCCGGACTAACGACAAACGTCGAATTGAATATTCAAATTAGGCGGGAAGTCGAAGAGCTTCAAACGTGGTTTGAGACTCACTGGAATCAAGCCGAGGAGATCTCCGACGAGGTGCTAAAAGTTATCGAGCGGCACGTTCGTGACTACACGCCATTTGAAGTTTATGCCAAGGCCCTGCAGGAGTTCTTCAGGGGCCATGAGTTGACGGTGAGCGAGTGGGAGCTCTCGGGTCCGAAGCATGGCGGCTCCCAAATGTATGCCAAACTCGATCGTTACCAGCAAGAAGGCTACAGAGCGCTGATGAAGATCGCCCAGCAATACGGCGGCGCATTTCTTTGCGACGGCGTCGGGCTTGGGAAGACCTTCATTGGTTTGATGGCCATCGAGCGTTTGACGATGTTTGAACGCAAGCGGGTTGCGCTCTTTGTCCCGAAAGCGGCGCGGAAGCCCGTCTGGGAGAAGCACCTGCGCAAGCACCTTCCGCAACTCTACGGTGATTTCTCCAACTTGGTCGCGTTCAATCACACTGACCTGTCTCGCGAAGGCGATTGGGTTGAGCGTTTCCGGCGAATTGCTGAACAGGCGGATGCCATTGTCATCGACGAAGCACACCACTTCCGTAATCCCGGAATCAAGGGCGAAGGCGAACGCAAGCCGTCGCGCTATCGCAAGATGCTGGAGCTATGTGAGGGCAAGCAGGTCTACCTGCTGACGGCGACTCCCATTAACAACAAGCTCATAGACCTTCAGCACATGATCGAGCTCTTCGTCCCGAGACGCCCGGACGGCAAACCGCAGGTAGATTTCTTCAAGGACGCGCCGTTAGGGATTCATTCCCTTCGGGGCCATTTTCGCAAGATGGAGAACGCGCTGGAAAGATTGCTCGATCTGAAGCGGGGTACACTTGACAGCAGTGAGGTGAGCCTGACCGAGGCCGAAGCCATCTTGAAGGATGACACCCTGTTTCGAGCCTTGGTAGTGCAACGCAGTCGCGCCTACGTGCGCAAGAGCCAAGAGCAGCACGGCGAGTCGGCGGCGATGTTCCCGGTGCGAGCGACGCCTCAAGTAGTCGGTTACTCCGTCAAGAAGACTTACGGCCGGCTGCTCGATTTAGTTGAGGCGGCGTTCTCGAAAGAGAAGGCGTTATTCACCCTCGGTAGCTACTATCCGCTATACTACTACAGCGGGCCACGAACCGACATTGACCCGCTGCTTGAGGGCCGCCAAAAGCAAGTGGTGTCACTGATTCGCACACAATTCCTGAAGCGATTTGAGAGCTCGGTCAAGGCATTTGAGGTTTCCTGCATTTTCCTTCTCCGGAAGATCCTTGCCTTCCAGGAGGTCAATAGTGCAACAAAGTCCGAACGGGCGCGCTTGGAGAAGTGGTGCGCATTACATCAAGAGCTGATTGACTACGCACAGGAGTCGCTGAGAGATTATCGGAGCGACGCTGATGATGACGAGGATTTCATTACCGAGGAGATGCTCGAAGGCGTGGAGAAACTCGAGCGCGACGAGTATCGCATCAGCGATCTGTTGGCGGACAACTACCTTGATCTCGATCAGATTTGCGAGTTCTTGGAGGAGACACAGAGATTCCGCGCAACGCATGATGACAAGCTCGCGGCACTGAAGAAGCTTCTGAAGAACGAACCGCTGTTGAAGGGCCAAAAGGTGCTCATTTTCTCAGAATACATGCATACCGCGCGCTATCTTCATTCGGAGTTGACCAAATCAGGCTTTGTGGACGTGGATGAGGTTGACAGCTCTGATGATCGTGACCGGGGGGAGATTATCACGCGGTTTGCGCCTTACTACAACGACTCATCATCAGCCGGGCTAATACAGGCCGGATTGGAAGAGATTCAGATCCTGATTTCAACCGACGTCTTGTCGGAGGGACTCAACCTGCAAGACGCCACTCTGATGATCAACTATGATTTGCACTGGAATCCGGTACGCCTGATGCAGCGAATCGGCCGTGTCGATCGGCGCATGGATCCCGCCGTCGAGAAGCGCATCATAGCCGATCACCCGGAACGCGCCGCTTCTCGCGGAAAGATCCACTATTGGAACTTCCTCCCGCCCGATGAACTGGACGACCTGCTCAAGCTCTATTCGAAGGTGTCGCACAAAACGCTGCGCATTTCAAAGGTCTTTGGCATTGAGGGGCGGAAACTGCTCAAGCCGGAAGACGACTATGAGGCCCTGAAGGACTTCACCCACGCTTACGAAGGCACGACCACAACAATCGAGGAAATGCATCTTGAGTATCAGCGTTTGTTGAGAGATAACCCCGGCCTGGAAGAGCGCTTGAACCTCCTGCCCGGACGGGTGTTCTCCGGCAAACAACATCCCACAGCGGGCGCGCGGGCGGTGTTCCTCTGCTACGCCCTGCCGGCGCCGCGACCGACCGATCCCCAGAACCCGAGCAGCGAAGTCATCTGGGCGGAAGACGCTGGCCGCACCAAGTGGTATCTCTTCGACCTCGAAAGTGAGATAATCGTGGACGAGCCCGCCGAGATCGTTACAGTGATCCGTTCGGAACCGACCACGACGCGGCGGCGGGTGATTGAAGATGCCACGCTTAGCGAGATTCGCGTCAAGGTGGAAAAGCACATCAAAAACAGCTATCTGAAGCAGGTGCAAGCGCCGGCGTGGGTGAAGCCGGTGCTCAAGTGTTGGATGGAGCTCAGTTGATGACAATGCACAAGAATATCGAAGCAGCCCTCCATGACGTTGTCGACCTGAAGACCTT contains:
- a CDS encoding helicase is translated as MGDLRSKGGDLFIVDNSDADWKVKQYLHEWADLATKFDIATGYFEIGALLALDGQWQKLEQLRILTGDQVSLRTRKALLEGVERAKKVLDISLEKEKEGNDFLRGVPAIVDAISDGKIKVRIYTKDKFHAKAYITHAKQAVIGAAALVGSSNFTYPGLTTNVELNIQIRREVEELQTWFETHWNQAEEISDEVLKVIERHVRDYTPFEVYAKALQEFFRGHELTVSEWELSGPKHGGSQMYAKLDRYQQEGYRALMKIAQQYGGAFLCDGVGLGKTFIGLMAIERLTMFERKRVALFVPKAARKPVWEKHLRKHLPQLYGDFSNLVAFNHTDLSREGDWVERFRRIAEQADAIVIDEAHHFRNPGIKGEGERKPSRYRKMLELCEGKQVYLLTATPINNKLIDLQHMIELFVPRRPDGKPQVDFFKDAPLGIHSLRGHFRKMENALERLLDLKRGTLDSSEVSLTEAEAILKDDTLFRALVVQRSRAYVRKSQEQHGESAAMFPVRATPQVVGYSVKKTYGRLLDLVEAAFSKEKALFTLGSYYPLYYYSGPRTDIDPLLEGRQKQVVSLIRTQFLKRFESSVKAFEVSCIFLLRKILAFQEVNSATKSERARLEKWCALHQELIDYAQESLRDYRSDADDDEDFITEEMLEGVEKLERDEYRISDLLADNYLDLDQICEFLEETQRFRATHDDKLAALKKLLKNEPLLKGQKVLIFSEYMHTARYLHSELTKSGFVDVDEVDSSDDRDRGEIITRFAPYYNDSSSAGLIQAGLEEIQILISTDVLSEGLNLQDATLMINYDLHWNPVRLMQRIGRVDRRMDPAVEKRIIADHPERAASRGKIHYWNFLPPDELDDLLKLYSKVSHKTLRISKVFGIEGRKLLKPEDDYEALKDFTHAYEGTTTTIEEMHLEYQRLLRDNPGLEERLNLLPGRVFSGKQHPTAGARAVFLCYALPAPRPTDPQNPSSEVIWAEDAGRTKWYLFDLESEIIVDEPAEIVTVIRSEPTTTRRRVIEDATLSEIRVKVEKHIKNSYLKQVQAPAWVKPVLKCWMELS